The proteins below come from a single Ictalurus punctatus breed USDA103 chromosome 29, Coco_2.0, whole genome shotgun sequence genomic window:
- the LOC128629421 gene encoding CD209 antigen-like, giving the protein MEMSEEIYANAEGTADNRADYSDCENSYEDVYANEDNLETQRTGSFKQSESSGFNTERGRCYRLTAVCVLLLCVFLLTAITVLWIKFTNLNTQIDQLQTSYNNLTTERDQLQTTYTNLTIERDQLQTSYNNLTTERDQLQTSYNNLTTERDQLQTTYTNLTIERDQLQTSYNNLTIERNQLQTSYNNLTIERDQLQTSYNTMTTERDQLQTSSNTLTTERDQCRNMMAGVLVKQGWRFFNSKLYYIPTEEKSWTESRQDCRERGADLVIINSNEKWEFIIKHLGDKNRAWIGLSDRVTEGEWKWVDGTELKSGTGYWYGGEPNNQHNNEDCAEIWTFSDKKAWNDRPCSEKQWWICEINIF; this is encoded by the exons ATGGAGATGAGTGAGGAGATTTATGCAAATGCAGAAGGTACAGCAGACAACAGAGCTGATTACAGTGACTGTGAGAACTCTTATGAAGATGTTTATGCGAATGAGGACAATTTGGAGACCCAGAGGACCGGAAGCTTCAAGCAATCTGAGAGCTCAG GATTCAACACTGAAAGAGGCAGATGTTACAGACTGACCgcagtgtgtgtgctgctgctgtgtgtttttctgctgaCTGCCATCACGGTGCTGTGGATCAAATTCACCAACCTGAATACACAGAtagaccagttacagaccagttacaacaacctgactacagagagagaccagttacagaccacTTACACCaacctgactatagagagagaccagttacagaccagttacaacaacctgactacagagagagaccagttacagaccagttacaacaacctgactacagagagagaccagttacagaccacTTACACCAACCTcactatagagagagaccagttacagaccagttacaacaacctgactatagagagaaaccagttacagaccagttacaacaacctgactatagagagagaccagttacagaccagttacaacacaatgactacagagagagaccagttacagaccagttcCAACACCCTGACTACTGAGAGAGACCAGTGTAGAAACATGATGGCTGGAG TTCTTGTTAAACAAGGATGGAGATTCTTCAACTCCAAACTTTACTACATCCCTACTGAGGAGAAGAGCTGGACTGAGAGCAGACAggactgcagagagagaggagcagacCTGGTGATCATAAACAGCAATGAGAAATGG GAGTTCATCATTAAACATCTGGGCGACAAAAATCGGGCTTGGATTGGTCTGAGTGACAGAGTCACAGAGGGAGAGTGGAAGTGGGTGGACGGGACAGAATTGAAGAGCGGCACTGG GTACTGGTACGGGGGCGAACCGAATAATCAACATAATAATGAAGACTGTGCTGAGATCTGGACTTTTTCAGATAAGAAGGCCTGGAATGACAGACCATGCTCTGAGAAACAATGGTGGATCTGTGagataaatattttttag
- the LOC124625986 gene encoding hepatic lectin isoform X2 — translation MEMSEEIYVNAEGTADDGADSSGSENSYEDFYVNEDNLETQRTGSFKQSDRSVLVKQGWILFNSNLYYIPTEKKSWTESREDCRERGADLVIINSAEEWEFIIKQLGESNRAWIGLSDRDTEGEWKWVDGTELKSGTGYWYKGEPNNQHNNEDCAEIWTFPDKKAWNDRPCSEKQWWICEINIF, via the exons ATGGAGATGAGTGAGGAGATTTATGTAAATGCAGAAGGTACAGCAGACGACGGAGCTGATTCTAGTGGCAGTGAGAACTCTTATGAAGATTTTTATGTGAATGAGGACAATTTAGAAACCCAGAGGACCGGAAGCTTCAAGCAATCTGATCGCTCAG TTCTTGTTAAACAAGGATGGATACTCTTCAACTCCAATCTTTACTACATCCCTACTGAGAAGAAGAGCTGGACTGAGAGCAGAGAggactgcagagagagaggagcagacCTGGTGATCATAAACAGTGCAGAGGAAtgg GAGTTCATCATTAAACAGCTGGGCGAAAGTAATCGGGCTTGGATTGGTCTGAgtgacagagacacagagggagagtgGAAGTGGGTGGACGGGACAGAATTGAAGAGCGGCACTGG GTACTGGTATAAGGGTGAACCGAATAATCAACATAATAATGAAGACTGTGCTGAGATCTGGACTTTTCCAGATAAGAAGGCCTGGAATGACAGACCATGCTCTGAGAAACAATGGTGGATCTGTGAGATAAATATTTTTTAG
- the LOC124625986 gene encoding CD209 antigen-like protein C isoform X1 has product MEMSEEIYVNAEGTADDGADSSGSENSYEDFYVNEDNLETQRTGSFKQSDRSGLNTKGGRCYRLTAVCLLLLCVFLLTAIIVLWIKFTNLNTQIDQLQTSYNNLTIERDQLQTSYNTLTIERDQIQTSYNTLTEEREQCHPSIMLTTVLVKQGWILFNSNLYYIPTEKKSWTESREDCRERGADLVIINSAEEWEFIIKQLGESNRAWIGLSDRDTEGEWKWVDGTELKSGTGYWYKGEPNNQHNNEDCAEIWTFPDKKAWNDRPCSEKQWWICEINIF; this is encoded by the exons ATGGAGATGAGTGAGGAGATTTATGTAAATGCAGAAGGTACAGCAGACGACGGAGCTGATTCTAGTGGCAGTGAGAACTCTTATGAAGATTTTTATGTGAATGAGGACAATTTAGAAACCCAGAGGACCGGAAGCTTCAAGCAATCTGATCGCTCAG GATTAAATACCAAAGGAGGCAGGTGTTACAGACTGACTGCAGTGtgtctgctgctgctgtgtgtttttctgctgaCTGCCATCATAGTGCTGTGGATCAAATTCACCAACCTGAATACACAGAtagaccagttacagaccagttacaacaacctgactatagagagagaccagttacagaccagttacaacaccctgactatagagagagaccagatacagaccagttacaacaccctgactgaagagagagagcagtgtcACCCTAGTATCATGTTGACTACAG TTCTTGTTAAACAAGGATGGATACTCTTCAACTCCAATCTTTACTACATCCCTACTGAGAAGAAGAGCTGGACTGAGAGCAGAGAggactgcagagagagaggagcagacCTGGTGATCATAAACAGTGCAGAGGAAtgg GAGTTCATCATTAAACAGCTGGGCGAAAGTAATCGGGCTTGGATTGGTCTGAgtgacagagacacagagggagagtgGAAGTGGGTGGACGGGACAGAATTGAAGAGCGGCACTGG GTACTGGTATAAGGGTGAACCGAATAATCAACATAATAATGAAGACTGTGCTGAGATCTGGACTTTTCCAGATAAGAAGGCCTGGAATGACAGACCATGCTCTGAGAAACAATGGTGGATCTGTGAGATAAATATTTTTTAG
- the LOC108260738 gene encoding C-type lectin domain family 17, member A isoform X2: MFLCSSEQEDMVVVIYEIVDNVEGHDPDTQDEDADAVRRLEVQHTGGDTAWSRCYRVTAVCVVLLCVLLLTAVTLLWIKFTILTTENNRLQTSYNTLTIERDQLQTSYNNLTIERDQMQTSDNTLTIERDQLQKVREELQKLSKQEEKSWTESRDYCRERGADLVIINSTEEQEFISEILSRRIAWIGLNDGDREGEWKWVDGTPLNTGFWGQSEPNSYAGDEDCVVTHDYTDPVWNWADYPCSRQIIWICEKTVVT; encoded by the exons ATGTTTCTGTGTTCTTCTGAACAAGAGGATATGGTAGTAGTTATCTATGAGATTGTAGACAATGTTGAAGGTCACGACCCCGACACACAGGATGAAGACGCTGATGCAGTGAGACGCCTGGAAGTACAACACACAG GAGGAGACACTGCATGGAGCAGGTGTTACAGAgtgactgcagtgtgtgtggtgctgctgTGTGTTCTCCTGCTGACTGCCGTCACTCTGCTGTGGATCAAATTCACCATCCTGACTACAGAAAACAACCGgttacagaccagttacaacaccctgactatagagagagaccagttacagaccagttacaacaacctgactatagagagagaccagaTGCAGACCAGTGacaacaccctgactatagagagagaccaaTTACAGAAGGTTAGAGAGGAACTCCAGAAGCTTTCTAAACAGG AGGAGAAGAGCTGGACTGAGAGCAGAGActactgcagagagagaggagcagacCTGGTGATCATAAACAGCACAGAGGAAcag GAGTTCATCAGTGAAATCCTGAGCAGAAGAATCGCTTGGATTGGACTGAATGACGGAGACAGAGAGGGCGAGTGGAAGTGGGTGGACGGTACACCGCTGAACACTGG GTTCTGGGGACAAAGCGAACCCAACAGTTATGCAGGAGATGAGGACTGTGTTGTAACTCATGATTACACTGATCCTGTCTGGAACTGGGCTGATTATCCCTGTAGTCGTCAGATCATTTGGATCTGTGAGAAGACAGTCGTTACCTGA
- the LOC108260738 gene encoding CD209 antigen-like protein E isoform X1: protein MFLCSSEQEDMVVVIYEIVDNVEGHDPDTQDEDADAVRRLEVQHTGGDTAWSRCYRVTAVCVVLLCVLLLTAVTLLWIKFTILTTENNRLQTSYNTLTIERDQLQTSYNNLTIERDQMQTSDNTLTIERDQLQKVREELQKLSKQGWIYFSSSVYYISTEEKSWTESRDYCRERGADLVIINSTEEQEFISEILSRRIAWIGLNDGDREGEWKWVDGTPLNTGFWGQSEPNSYAGDEDCVVTHDYTDPVWNWADYPCSRQIIWICEKTVVT, encoded by the exons ATGTTTCTGTGTTCTTCTGAACAAGAGGATATGGTAGTAGTTATCTATGAGATTGTAGACAATGTTGAAGGTCACGACCCCGACACACAGGATGAAGACGCTGATGCAGTGAGACGCCTGGAAGTACAACACACAG GAGGAGACACTGCATGGAGCAGGTGTTACAGAgtgactgcagtgtgtgtggtgctgctgTGTGTTCTCCTGCTGACTGCCGTCACTCTGCTGTGGATCAAATTCACCATCCTGACTACAGAAAACAACCGgttacagaccagttacaacaccctgactatagagagagaccagttacagaccagttacaacaacctgactatagagagagaccagaTGCAGACCAGTGacaacaccctgactatagagagagaccaaTTACAGAAGGTTAGAGAGGAACTCCAGAAGCTTTCTAAACAGG gatggatttattttagcTCCAGTGTTTACTACATCTCTACAGAGGAGAAGAGCTGGACTGAGAGCAGAGActactgcagagagagaggagcagacCTGGTGATCATAAACAGCACAGAGGAAcag GAGTTCATCAGTGAAATCCTGAGCAGAAGAATCGCTTGGATTGGACTGAATGACGGAGACAGAGAGGGCGAGTGGAAGTGGGTGGACGGTACACCGCTGAACACTGG GTTCTGGGGACAAAGCGAACCCAACAGTTATGCAGGAGATGAGGACTGTGTTGTAACTCATGATTACACTGATCCTGTCTGGAACTGGGCTGATTATCCCTGTAGTCGTCAGATCATTTGGATCTGTGAGAAGACAGTCGTTACCTGA
- the LOC128629422 gene encoding CD209 antigen, translating to MEMSEEIYANAKGTADDRADYSDSENSYEDVYANEDNLETQRTGSFKQSDHSGFNTERGRCYRLTAVCVLLLCVFLLTAITVLWIKFTNLNTQIDQLQTSYNNVTIKRDHLQTTYTNLTIERDQLQTSYNILTIERDQLQTSYNNLTTERDQLQTSYNNLTIERDQLQTSYNTMTIERDQLQTSYNTMTIERDQLQTSYNTMTTERDQLQTSSNTLTTERDQCRNMMAGVLVKQGWRFFNSKLYYIPTEEKSWTESRQDCRERGADLVIINSNKKWEFIIKHLGDKNRAWIGLSDRVTEGEWKWVDGTELKSGTGYWYGGEPNNQHNNEDCAEIWTFSDKKAWNDRPCSEKQWWICEINIF from the exons ATGGAGATGAGTGAGGAGATTTATGCAAATGCAAAAGGTACAGCAGACGACAGAGCTGATTACAGTGACAGTGAGAACTCATATGAAGATGTTTATGCGAATGAGGACAATTTGGAGACCCAGAGGACCGGAAGCTTCAAGCAATCTGATCACTCAG GATTCAACACTGAAAGAGGCAGATGTTACAGACTGACCgcagtgtgtgtgctgctgctgtgtgtttttctgctgaCTGCCATCACGGTGCTGTGGATCAAATTCACCAACCTGAATACACAGAtagaccagttacagaccagttacaacaacGTGACAATAAAGAGAGACCACTTACAGACCACTTACACCaacctgactatagagagagaccagttacagaccagttacaacatcctgactatagagagagaccagttacagaccagttacaacaacctgactacagagagagaccagttacagaccagttacaacaacctcactatagagagagaccaattacagaccagttacaacacaatgactatagagagagaccagttacagaccagttacaacacaatgactatagagagagaccagttacagaccagttacaacacaatgactacagagagagaccagttacagaccagttcCAACACCCTGACTACTGAGAGAGACCAGTGTAGAAACATGATGGCTGGAG TTCTTGTTAAACAAGGATGGAGATTCTTCAACTCCAAACTTTACTACATCCCTACTGAGGAGAAGAGCTGGACTGAGAGCAGACAggactgcagagagagaggagcagacCTGGTGATCATAAACAGCAATAAGAAATGG GAGTTCATCATTAAACATCTGGGCGACAAAAATCGGGCTTGGATTGGTCTGAGTGACAGAGTCACAGAGGGAGAGTGGAAGTGGGTGGACGGGACAGAATTGAAGAGCGGCACTGG GTACTGGTACGGGGGCGAACCGAATAATCAACATAATAATGAAGACTGTGCTGAGATCTGGACTTTTTCAGATAAGAAGGCCTGGAATGACAGACCATGCTCTGAGAAACAATGGTGGATCTGTGagataaatattttttag